CGGCGCGAGCGTGCTCGCGGTGGTCTCCGGCCGCGGCAAGAGCGCCGCCGACGTGATCGCCTCGATCCGGTTCGCCCGGTCCGAGCTGGCCGAGACCTCGGTGCTCGGCGTGGTCGCCAACCGGGTCGACCCCGCGGTCGCGGACGAGGTCCGGGCGACCACCGGCGAGTACGTCGTCCCGTACGACCCGGTGCTGGTCGAGCCGACCGTGGGCGAGGTGGCCGAGCAGACCGGGGCCCGGGTGCTGGTCGGCGACCCGGCCGAGCTGGACCGCGACGTCCGGGCGGTGGTGGTCGGCGCGGCCACCCTGCCGACCGTGCTGGACCACCTGTCCGAAGGCGCGTTGGTGCTCACCCCGGGCGACCGGGCCGAGATCGTGCTGGGCATGCTCGCGGCCGCGGTGTCGCCGAGCGCGCCGCACGTCAGCGGCCTGCTGCTGACCGCCGGGCTGCTGCCGGACCCGCGGGTGCAGCGGGTGCTGGACGGGCTGGCCCCGCACACGCCGGTGCTCGCGGTGGAGACCGACACGTTCACCACCGCGCAGGCGGTCGGGCGGATCCAGGGCCGGCTGTCCGGCCGCAAGATCCCGGCCGCGCTCGGCCTGGTCGAGCGGTACGTCGACACCGCCGAGCTGGTCCGCCGGGCCGAGCTGACCCGCTCGGACCGGGTGACCCCGCTGATGTTCGAGTACGACCTGGTCGAGCGGGCCCGGGCCGACCGGCGCCGGATCGTGCTGCCGGAGGGCCTGGACGAGCGGGTGCTGCGGGCGACCGAGATCGTGCTGCGGCGCGGGGTCGCCGCGATCACCCTGCTCGGCGCGCCGGCCGAGGTCCGGGCCGGGGCGGCCGCGCTCGGCCTGGACATCGACGGGGCCGCGATCCTGGACCCGGTCGGGCCGGACGCCGACGACCTGCGTGACCGTTTCGCCGCCCGGTACGCCGAGGCCCGCAAGCACCGCGGCGTCACCCTCACCCAGGCCCGCGACGTGGTCACCGACGTGAGCTACTTCGGCACGCTGATGGTGGCCGAGGACCTCGCCGACGGCATGGTGTCCGGGGCCGCGCACACCACCGCGCACACGATCCGGCCCGCGTTCGAGATCGTCCGCACCGTCCCCGGGGTCCGTACGGTCTCCAGCGTCTTCTTCATGTGCCTGGCCGACCGGGTCCTGGTCTACGGCGACTGCGCGATCATCCCGGACCCGACCGCCGAGCAGCTGGCCGACATCGCGGTCTCCAGCGCGGCCACCGCGCGCCGGTTCGGGGTGGAGCCGCGGGTGGCGATGCTGTCGTACTCGACCGGTTCGTCCGGGTCCGGCGCCGACGTGGACAAGGTGCGGGAGGCGACCCGGCTCGTCCACGAGCGGGCGCCGGACCTGCCGGTGGAGGGTCCGATCCAGTACGACGCGGCGGTCGACGCGAGCGTCGCGGCGGCCAAGCTGCCGGGCAGCGCTGTCGCCGGGCAGGCCACCGTGTTCGTGTTCCCGGACCTGTCGAGCGGCAACAACACCTACAAGGCCGTGCAGAGGTCGGCCGGGGCGGTCGCCGTCGGTCCGGTGCTGCAGGGCCTGCGGCGGCCGGTCAACGACCTGTCCCGCGGCTGCACGGTCGCCGACATCGTGAACACGGTGGCGATCACCGCGATCCAGGCCCAGTCCGGGCAACAGCCGGGCTGACCAGGCTCGCCGTGACGCTGACCGTGTCGGCTACGTGAGCAGCAGCCAGCCGCCGGCGGCGAGCGCGGCCAGCGTCGACAGGCCGAAGAACGAGACCCAGAGGCCGCCCGGCACGTGGGTGAGGTGGGCCAGCTGGTCGGCGTCGGTACGGCGGGTCCGCCGCCGTTCGCGGTAGAGCTCCCAGACCGGCCGGACGCCGGCCAGCAGCAGGAACCAGGTCGCCGCGTACCCGAAGCCGGC
This genomic interval from Mycobacteriales bacterium contains the following:
- the pta gene encoding phosphate acetyltransferase, whose product is MVSTVYVAALEPDTGKSAVALAVMEALAGRTGRVGFFRPILGEGPDPLVELMRERYQVKVQPQGITYAQAQELSPDELVSRVVERFRELARDCDAVLCVGSDFTDVSTATEFALNRRLAGDLGASVLAVVSGRGKSAADVIASIRFARSELAETSVLGVVANRVDPAVADEVRATTGEYVVPYDPVLVEPTVGEVAEQTGARVLVGDPAELDRDVRAVVVGAATLPTVLDHLSEGALVLTPGDRAEIVLGMLAAAVSPSAPHVSGLLLTAGLLPDPRVQRVLDGLAPHTPVLAVETDTFTTAQAVGRIQGRLSGRKIPAALGLVERYVDTAELVRRAELTRSDRVTPLMFEYDLVERARADRRRIVLPEGLDERVLRATEIVLRRGVAAITLLGAPAEVRAGAAALGLDIDGAAILDPVGPDADDLRDRFAARYAEARKHRGVTLTQARDVVTDVSYFGTLMVAEDLADGMVSGAAHTTAHTIRPAFEIVRTVPGVRTVSSVFFMCLADRVLVYGDCAIIPDPTAEQLADIAVSSAATARRFGVEPRVAMLSYSTGSSGSGADVDKVREATRLVHERAPDLPVEGPIQYDAAVDASVAAAKLPGSAVAGQATVFVFPDLSSGNNTYKAVQRSAGAVAVGPVLQGLRRPVNDLSRGCTVADIVNTVAITAIQAQSGQQPG